Within the Deltaproteobacteria bacterium genome, the region GTCGCCCGCGTTCATCCAGCTCTTCGACCAGACTTCGATACTTAGACCGAAGCCAGCACACAATGGTCTCGTCTCTCATCCCTGCTCTTGTGCAGAGGCTCTCCACTCCGGTCAATCACTATTGCGGTAAGTTGTTTCCTGCCACCGCCTAAGACCAAACGGCAGATAGGTTAACGTGCATAATCCAATGACTTCGAGGGAGACACCGCGTTGACGAAAAATGGCGGGGACTGCCGTGTAGAAGAAACCGCTCGCCATACCAAAGGCGATATACAGGCATGCAATCACTGCGAGTTTGGCTTGCAGGGATTGGGTGCTGGGCGCAGCTGACTGCTCAGAAAAAGATGGTGTGCGTTGTTTCGTACCGTGAACAGTCATACCTGAGCCGACGCTGAAGTCAGCGGTGCTACAACTTCATGGGCAAAGCGTTCGAGGTTCTCCAACACAGGCTCACGCTGCGCAGCAAGATCAAGAAGTACGGCAAACCGTCGCGCGCCTGTGCGTGCGCTTGCCTCTTGCAGCCACGCACGACACTGTTCAGCGGTACCGACCGGATTCACGTCAATGAGATGCTGTGCCATGTCGCGCGGATTTGTAATACCAAGCGCCTTGTTGCGAGTGTCACGCTGCTGTAAATGGCGATAGCCTTCATATTTGGCGAGGTCGTCATGACTGCCCGCAGCCTGTCCCACCTCAGACCACCAGATCAGATTATCCATGAGGGCGCGTGTCGCTTCCTCACGTGAGGAAGCGACATGACCAATGCCAGCAACCACATGGGCAATTGTCGCTGGGTCATGTCCAGCCTCACTCGCGATCTGAGCATACAGATCCGCCTGCCGAGCCATTTCATCGATCGACAGATACCAACCAAACAGCATCGGCAATCCACGCCGCGCCGCCCAGGTCACCGTCTCAGGCGATCCGGCAGCAATATACACCGGCGGATGTAGTTGCGTGCGAGGTTTCGGTGTCACTGACACTGGCGGAAAACGGCGGAGATCACTGTCCAAACCGACCGCTTCTTGACTCCAGGCCCGGAGTATCACGTCAACGTTCTCGAACATCGCTTGCTGAGTTTTTTCGATTGGACAGCCGAACACTGCAAGATCGCGCGGATATGCGCCACGTCCCAAGCCAAGGTCGAGCCGTCCACCGCTGAGATGATCAAGCAACACAGCATGCTCGGCGACTTCGATTGGATGATGCAGCGGCACTAGCACGACCGCAGTCCCGACGCGAATGCGGCGTGTGTGTCCCAGGAGAAACCCAGCCACCGCCAGCGATGACGAGCAGGCGCCAAAGCGAATGAAGTGATGCTCGTTGACCCACACCGCGTCATAGCTCAGCCGCTCGGCGGCTTGTGCATAAGTGAGAACATTGTCAAACACCTCATGATACGATTGTTCAGGAAAGTGAGCGGTCGAGAGAAACACGCCAACAGTAGTCATGACGAGACTCCTTGAGAAGCAACACCATTCTTCTCCCCCTCATCCTGACCTTCTCCCTGATGGAGAAGGGACCCATTGCCACCTCATATACATGGCACATCGAACGCCACTGACACCTCCCATTCTTGCTTCTTTCCTCAAAACCGGACACGCGCTTGGACACCGTACGTGCGTGGATCACCAGGTGTCCCAACTGGTCCAGGGTTGGCGCCCGCAAACGCTCCAATGTGATATGTCTCATTGAGTGCGTTGCGCATGAAGAAGAACAAATCCCACCGCTCGGCCTCAAGACCAAGGCGAATATTCACCAGAGAATAGTCGGGCTCTTTGACTTTATTGGCGACATCCCACAAGAAGGAGGAACGATAGAGGTAATCCCAACGTACCATCATCGTCATCCACGTCGTCAATGGGTAACGATATTGGGCGGCAACGTTGACTGTGAACTTCGATGCGTAAGGAACACGATTCCCGGATGCATCTTGGTTTGGTTGAAAATTCTTAAAATTGCGGAAGGTCGAGTCGGCGTAGCCAAAACCAGCAGTGAAGTCGAAACCGGCAAAAGGCCGTGCCGCAAGCTCCACTTCGCCGCCAAAGCTACGCGAGCGTTTCGCATTGTCGGTCGTGGTAAAGAAGCCGTTAAAGACACTAATCTGCTGGTCGCGAAGGGTGAAGTAGAATGCAGCCAGATTAAGCGCGAGCCGCTCATCGAGCAGACGTGTCTTGAGCCCGACTTCATAGTTCCAGGCTGATTCGTCGGAGAACTTAAATTTATCGCTTCCAGCAAATGCCGTGTTGAACCCTCCGGCCTTATACCCACGGCTGATACTGGCGTAGGTCAACACTGACGGAGTCCATTGATACGAGGCCACGAAGCGTGGGGTCCAGTTGTTGAACACCGCGTCACGTTTGGCTTTTTGTCGTACGGCAAAGACTTGCGGTAAGCCCAGGGTATTATCGTGCGCATAGTCAAGGTTTTTTTCATCGCGTGAAAAACGAAGGCCTGCCGTCACATCGAGCTTCTCTATCAGCGTGTACGTAACATCACCAAAGACGGCATAGCTATTAGTAGCAACGTTAGCATCCGAGGTTTCACGATAGCCAGGTGGGAGCCCAAAGCTCGCCAACCCAGGAACCAGTGAGTAAAAGTTAATGTAATGCAAATCCTCATGGTAGTAGAACACACCACTAACCCAGCGCAGTCGCTCAGTTGACGGAGAAGCGATACGTACTTCTTGTGAGAACTGTCGGTGGTTGATCACATAGCCTTGGAACACCTCGTTCTCAGGACGGAAGTCGCTGCCCTCGCCTTGCACATTCACCCCGCGAAAGCCGCTGATCGCATGTAGGGTAAACTGAGGAGCCTTGTATATGATCTTCCCGGAAAGACCATACACCTCGCGGTCATAGTTCAACGGATCGAAGATACTGACGCGATGGGGGTTCTTCGAGAAGAAATCGCTATAGGCGGTATTCACGAGATTGTCGCGCCCGTACTCACCAATCATATGCACTTCGACATTATCAGCCGGGAGGAACAACAGCCTGGCTCGCCCACTCAAATTGTCGAGATTGTTAATCCGCTTGCCATCGAAGAGGTTTTTGACCGTGCCATCACGTTCAGTGTAATTAAAGGAAAAACGGCTGAGGAGCGTATCTTTGATGAGCGGTAGGTTTGCGGTCGTACGCACTTTACGATAGTCGTAGTTGCCATACTCAACGTTGAGCGAAGAAGAAAAGGTATGCTCCGGGAGCGCAGAGAAGAGGCTCACCGTACCGCCGAGCGCGTTTCGGCCATACAAGGTTCCTTGCGGACCACGCAACACTTCGACTCGCTCAGGATCAAGAAAATCGATATCAAACCCTTGTGGATCCCCGACAAACACGTCATCAACGTAGACGCCAATTGATTGGTCAACACCTGAGACCACCGAGCCAATGCCACGGATAAACAAATTGGTTCCCTGCAGACTGCCTTGCGACGAGGAAAATGTCACATTTGGTGTAGCGTTGAATACCTCACGTGTCTGTCTGGCGTCGCGATCATCTAACTCTTGCTGAGAAAACGCCCGTAGGCTCATCGGTACTTTTTCGGGATTCTCCTCGCGCCGCTGCGAGGTGACGGTCACCGTATCGAGGCGAATGACGCTATTCGCTGACTGCGTATGAGGCGGCGTCCCCGGTTGTTGTGGCGGTGGCACGTTGGACTGGGCTTATGACTGCTGCTGTGCACTTACCGGGACACCAGTCCACCCCTCGACCATGACACTCAGCACCATACTGACGATGAGCATCCGCTTTTGCTTGTTGCGCATATGGCTGCATTCCTTCAGTCGTTCAAGGAGCTGCGTACCATATGCAATACAGTTGCACAAATAAAGAAACAAACAGACCCGTGAAGGAGCTTTTTTATCCCGTGGCGGAGTTTTTACCGGGTGCGACTGACAACGCCAGGCGTAGTACGAAAGCGTTTTTTAAATGCAGCCGTAAAGTGTCCAAGGCTGGCGTAGCCGATGGTAGAGGCCACTTGTTTCACACTGAGATCGCCTTGCGTCAGCAACGTCCGCGCCTGTTGCATGCGGTGCTCATGGAGATAGGCAAACACGCTGGTGCCAAAAACCTGGCGGAATCCACGTTTAAGCTTGAAATCATTTACGCCGACTTGCCTGGCCAGTGTCAGCAGAGAGGGCGGTTGGCTCAGGTTCCGGAGCAAGATGTCGCGGGCACAATAAATACGATCGACATCCTGCGGGCGAAGTGACGCATGCAGAGAGGGAGCTGGGTCGCGTGGGACATCGGCCAATTGTAAAACCAAGAGTTCGAGCGTTTTACTCTCAAGACAGAGCTGCTTCAGTGGGCCATGATATGGGCAATGCAGCAAGTGCTGGAGCGCCACTTGCATCGCCGCAGTCACGTTGTCTGAGTACGAATACGGAAGATCCTGGGTAGAATTCTGCAAGGCACGTTGGAGTGCCAGAGGCATGGGTGACTCATCTGTTAGCAAGGATTGGAGCCACTGCGGCGCAACATGCATCCCTACCAGATGGACCGGCTGTGCTTTAGGAATGAGGGTGACGCTGCCGGAGGTCGAACCAACGAAGACGTTCTGGCTTCCTGCACGAAACTGTAGCTCATCCTTCAGCCCTCGCGCTGTGCAGGAAAACTGACCTGCCAGACAAAAAGTCGATCCCCACAGGCTATGATCGCGCTGGGTTAGCAGCCGTAAATCGACGTCCAGGTAATAGTCCAAGAAAAAAAGGCTCAATCCCTCGCGTAACTCGATAGCGCGAAACGAGCCTTTGCCTAATCGCTCTGGCATGGAGAGGACAAACTCGTCGGACGTGCGTGACAGCGGGACATCGAGCTGTCGGCCAGCTTCAACAAAGAGCTCTTCCAAGTCAGTAGTGGAAAGGGAAATGGCGGTGCGCATATGGAGAGTGGGGGGATCTACATCACAAAGAAGCTACGTTGGTCGCCTATCGTCCGACAGCAAACAGTCAGCAAGGGCAGCTATCAGTGCGGCTTGATCTAACCGTTGGCCAATGAACACGAGATGGTCAAGAGGCGCGGGGCGGAGCGTCACTTTGTCGAGCGTGAAGTACGTGCCATCGTACTGCAGTAACCATTGTTGAGGGTTGGTATCCACATGCAGGAATCCTTTGAGACGCCACACGTCATCGGGTAGGGCCTGTAAGAACGCCTCAAACCGTGTTGGATCAAACGCACGGGGACAGGAATAGGTAAACGTAGCAACCTGATTGTGAACCGGGGTGTGGACATGTGGCAGTGCTGACGCCGGGTGCGCAACGGAGCGTGTGAGGATTTTGCCAAAGTCGAGCTGCCCATGTTTTGTGAGCACGATTTCTGCTTGCGCACTGCGTTGATAAATTTCGTTCACAAGAGAGGCAATTTGTTCTTCGGTTGCTAGATCGGTTTTGTTCACCACAACCAGATCTGCCATCGCTGTGTATTGCTGGACCTGATAACCAAGGTCAGTCCCCTGTCTGACAACCCCGCGCGCATCGAGCACCGCAATCAGTGCCGCAACCCGCACCACGGGTAGGAGCGACAGACTGGTCAGTTGCTCAAGCAGATCAAGAGGGTTCGCCAGGCCAGTCGTTTCAATGTAGATCACATCAGGTCGACGGGCGGCGACCGCTTGCATGGTCACAACGAAATCGACACTGAGCGTACAACAAATACAGCCATCGCTGAGTTCAGTGACGCCAAAGCCTTCGCCTTGCAACAGCTCACCATCGATGCTGACATCTCCGTACTCGTTCATCAGCACCGCGGCTGTCAGCCCCTGCGCTTTGGTGTAATGGAGCAACCCGCGTAACACGGTGGTTTTCCCTGCCCCGAGAAACCCAGAGATCAGGTACACTGGGACCCGCTGTTCGCTCAGTAAGGACCGCTGGAGATTTGCTTTGCGCCGTCTCATAGGAAGCTGTAAGAGACCTTTATTATTATAATTGCAATTAAATTGCAAATGTTATAAATTCTTCAATATGGTAGACCTATCGTACCAGGTGACGTCTTCAGCGGCTGCCCCCCGGGCCTCAACCTCGCCCGTACCACCGCGTGTATTTTCGCTGGCGGATCTTCTGCAACCGAATTATTATCTACCGGAACAGTGCTTTGCATTGCCGAACGTTGAGCAGTCTTCCTGGTTACCACAACTCATGCGTGCCATTCTGGAAGATGCGGTGCAATGCTATCAACTGCGACATCGGATAGAAACACGACCATCCGCGCGACAGTTGACACGTGATGCTGAACGTTGGCTCTTCTCTAATGATGACGCGAGCCCGCTCTCGTTTCACAACGTGTGCACTGTGCTTGGGCTCGAACCGCGCTATCTGCAGCGCGGATTGCGACAGTGGACCTCAGACCTTCCCACTCCCCCTTGGAAGCGCAAGCGACGATTAGCACGCGGGTTTCGCACGAAAGTATCACCAACGGCTCTCAGAAACCTGCCAAAGCCATAAGCGTACTCTATTGAAAGGCCCTTTATCCTTATGATGAACACGAACCACTCCAAACGTCAGGAACAGCACCAGGTACCACCCAGTTCAACCATCGTGTACGTGTGTCGAGATTGTTGTTGCGGAACCCAACGGAAACACCCCGACGTTGATCATGATGCGCAGTTGGACGCTCTCCAACACGCGATACACAACCTTCCTGGTGGCCGAGTGGTTGTCACACGTTGTTTAGGCGAGTGTCGTTGGTCGAACGTGATCGGCATCCGTCAGTTCGTGCGGGGACGGTCCCCGCAAACACTCTGGCTTGGCGGCATACTGCCTCAACATCTTACCGACCTCTTATGTCACTGGCTCACAGAGGGAGGTCCGGCACAGTACCCGCTCCCCTCTGCCCTTGCTCGCCGCCAGTTCCGTCCAGAGAAAGGAATCGCGGTCTGTCCGCGCGACTTCTAAGGACATGACACAAGAAATCAACAACTGTTGCTCTCATCGCCCCATCGAACACGAGGCACTATGAAAGATCTCAAACCTCTCTTTCGCGAGCTGGAAGAACGTCTCCGTCAAAGCAAATGGTTTTCCGATGAATGGCACCTCTATAATCGAGGTGTGTATCTCCACCTCTACAAAGACGGCTGGTTCAATGAGAATCAAGGCGGGATTCATTTCGAGACCTATGTCGAAGCGCCACAAATTCGTGACCGCATCGTTCCCATCCACTTCCATGTAGAAGAGGAGTTTCCGGCACAAGAAGAGTTTATCAAACAGTTTCTGGAGCAAGCGCGTGACCAGCTGCGTACCTGGAAAGGATACGAGATCGTGGGCCGTGGCTACACCGTCTGTCAACGGACCTTACCGCTCGACACACGAACGTTCGTTACCCGCGTATTGGAAGAACTCAACCGACTGCGCACCCTTGCTCCAAGTATCGACGCGACAATTGCCGAAGTGACACAACGCCAGCCTGGGAAATGAGCACCTCGCTCACCTCTTTTCAACGAGGCATGCCAGTGCCTAAATCAATCCACGCGACATTAGTACACTCGACGTTCCCGGCCATGAATGGCCGGGCTACATAACAACGCCCCCTGAATGGGGCTGAAGCCGGATTCATCCGGCGTTGCTATGTAGCCCGGTGCTTCAGCGCCGGGGAAAGAAGCACGACAGCATGTGACGAAGTGTACGAATCTTCCGTGGTTCGATTTAGCGCACAAGAGTCAGGATTTTCTGATACATCTTCCCTATACTAATTCAAGATGGTAAGTCGTTTATGCATGTATAAACGACTTATTAAGCTGGATATTGCAGCGCGGCAATCGTTGTTTTTGTGGGGCCCCAGACAGACTGGGAAGAGCACGTTGCTGCGTCTCCTCTTCCCCCACTCATTGCACGTTGATCTGCTCAACGCCTCGGAGTTTCGCCTGCTCAAGTCTCGTCCAGAGGCTTTGCGTGAGCGTTGTCGTGCAGTTAACCCGAAAGCCGGGCCGGTGATTATCGACGAGGTCCAGAAGATTCCCGAGCTTCTTGATGAGGTGCAGTGGAATATCGAAAACGTCGGGGTGCGCTTTATTCTCTCTGGTTCCTCGGCTCGTAAATTGCGGCGGGCGGGTCAAAACCTCTTAGGCGGACGGGCCGTACGACGCGAACTTTTTCCACTCGTGTCGCATGAAATCCCCCAGTTTAACCTTGAACACGCCTTCTCACGTGGGTTGCTGCCGAAAATTTATCAGAGCGGGGATGCCAGCGAATTGCTTCATGCCTATATCGCCGATTATCTGAAAGAAGAAGTCCATGCTGAAGCCCTCGTTCGTAATCTTCCTGCGTTTTCTCGCTTCCTGGAAGTTGCAGCACTCATGAACGGCGAGATCGTCAACTACACCAACATCGCACAGGATGTTGGGGTCAGCGCAGCTGCGGTGAAAGATTATTACGCCATCCTTGTCGATACTTTACTCGGTGACTTTGTCCCAGCTTTTCTGTTGAAGCCAAAACGCCGCGTCGTCCAGACACCGAAGTTTTATCTCTTTGATGTCGGTGTGTGCGGTGCACTGACAGGTCGAGAGAAAGTCCTCCCACAGTCGGACGCATTTGGCCGGGTGTTTGAGCACTTTCTCTGGCAGGAATTACGCGCCTATGCCCACTACTCAGGGCGTCGCTTTGCGATCAGCTACTGGCGGACCTCAACTCAGTTCGAGGTAGACTTCGTTCTTGGGAAAGGTGAACTCGCGGTGGAAAGTAAACCCAGTGACAATCTTTCAGCACATCACTTGAAAGGCTTGCGTGCCTTTGGCGACGAATACCCACGGGCACGGCGCATTGTCGTCACCAGGGAGGCTCACAAGCGCATCACCGACGATCGGATCGAGGTTTATCCTTGGCAACAATTTCTCGAAGAGTTGTGGCAAGGTAACTTGATATGAGCCAACATGACATAACTTTCGCAGTGATCGGCTTCCACATCGGCTGTCACACGGCATCAATTCTCATTAATGGAGCGGTGTGGGTCAGCGCTGTAGGCCGGGATAAGGCCGCAGGCCGTTCCCGGCGCGCTCTTGCCGGAAACGCTGCGCTTATTCCGGCCTACATTGACGGTTGACCTAAATCAGACCACAGGAGATTCGTACACTGCGTCACAAGTAGTCTCGCGTATCCCCCCGGCGATAAATCACCGGGCTACACAGTACGACGCCCCATGAATGGGGCTGAAGACGGGATGTATCCAGCGCAGTTTTGTAGCCCGGCCATTCGTGGCCGGGAATCATGCGTGTGCCAATGTCGCGTGGTCCGATTTAGGTCAAAATGAGAATTGCGGGTCTCACGGGTCTCAACCCACCACTCACAACTTAAGGAAAAATCCTTGTGTTTGAGGTGGAGCACAGCGCGTATGGGTTCCTTCTCCCCCCAGGGAGAAGGTCAGGATGAGGGTACCAAGAGACCAAAACCGCTATTGTTTATCCCCTCACCCTAGCCCTCTCCCTAAGGGAGAGGAAATTCTACTGCTGCTAACGGCTTAAGCTGTGACTGATGACTCCGAGCCCACCCCACAGCCGACTACGAGCACCTCTGCTTGTTCAGGGAGTGAGGCAAGGCTCGTGGCGCAAAGACGAAACAGGCCCTCGCGACCGGGAATTCCCGCTTCAGCTAATTTCTCAAAATTCTCCGCCCACGCTGCATCGTACATTTCCATAAATACCCCTTATTCCCCTCCGGTTTTGCCAGGTGAGCCCCACTAAGGTCTAACCCTCAATGAAGGCAGATCGTCGCTACTGATGCACGAACACACTCACCCGTCCGACTTTATCGGCCACGGCAATGAGTCGCCCTTGTGGGTCAGCCGCAACCCGCTCCAAGGGAGCATCGCCGTTAGTGAGCGAAATCGTGCGTGGCGAGAGGTTCGGCGCCCAGGTGCAAAGGAGACCGTCACGTCCCACCGAGAGGAGTCGCTGCTGACCGCTCATGCGGGCAAAGACCAGATCCGTTATCAAGCCAGTGTGACCGTTGAGGATCGTCGGCTTCTTTCCTGCCGGTCCTTTGCCAGAGAAGTCCCACAGGGCAATCTCTTTGCCACCGCCGGTCGCTAAGGTGTGTGAATTGGCACTAAACGCCAGCGTTGTGACTTTTGTCGGATAACCGCCCATCTGGAAATCTTCGCCATTGTGCGCACGCCACACATGGACCGAATTATCCTGGTTGCCTGATGCCAGATATTTTCCGTCTGGGGTGACAACAAGTGAAAGAATCGAACCTTTCCACCCGTAGCGCTTGACTGGCTGTGCATCTTCAAGAGAGAGAAACTGAAGACCACCGTAACATGATGTCACCAGCAGTTCGGCCTGAGGCAACCAGACAAGGCTGGAGATGGTACTGGCGTGGGATTTCACCTCGGTGAGAATTTTTCCCTGGGCTGAGAAAATCTGCGCGACTTTGCCTGCGGCAGCAGCAAGATATTGGCTGTCGGGTGACCACGTCACATGCTCGACCCACGCGTCGCCACCTTCCATTTGCGCGACGAGACTGCCAGTTGTTGCATCAACGAGATGAACCATGCCATCTTGACCACTGGTTGCGAGCAGTTTGCCATCAGGTGACCAGGCAACCGCAAAGGACCCGCCGGCGTGCCCATCAAGCTGATAGCGGATATCGCCTTGCGCCGCATCAAGAACCACCACTGGGCCTGCTAAGGTCGCAGCGGCAAGCAGCGTGCCAGCAGGTGAGAAACGCAATGCGTTGACATAATCAGGAAGAGCCGTCGACCATTGTTGTGGTAATTCACTTTGTTTGGGGAGTTTTCGCTTTGGACGCCAACCGGACATATTCTCCTCCTGTCCCCTGTTCCCTGCCTTACGCAAGACACGCCCGTAGCCCCTTGGTGAACTCTTCTTGATCAAGCTTCCGGCCAATGAAAACGAGCTTGTTGCCGCGTGGTGTTTGTCCCCACGGACGACCAATAGCGTTATCAAACAACATGTGAACCCCTTGGAAGACAAGCTGGCGCTCTTCACCTTTGAGGCTCAAGATGCCTTTCATGCGAAAGATGTCGGTGCCACGTTCACGCAGTAACTCGCCAATCCATTTGTTGAGGCGCTTGTCATCAAGATCGCCCGGCAAATCAATACTCACTGAGGTCACAGTCGCGTCATGCTCATGCGCGGTATCAGTCAGAAATTGCGGGTCGATTTCCAACGCTTTGCTGAGATCAAATGCACCGATGTTCAGCAAGCGCTCCATGTCTAACGCACAGTTCTGTGTACGATGGACTTTAGCGAAACGATTCATCGACTTAATGCGCGACTCCAAGCGCTCAAGTTCCTCAGAGGTACAAAGGTCGGTTTTATTGAGCAGGATCACATCCGCAAAGGCGATCTGCTCTTTGCATTCGTCGCTCTCGTCAAGATGCAGATGGATGTGATGCGCATCGACAACCGTTACCAGTCCATCAAGCGCAAGCTGGGCACCGATCTCGTCATCGACAAAGAAGGTTTGCACGACTGGTGCGGGATCAGCTAAACCAGTGGTCTCGATAAGAATGTAGTCAAACTTGTCTTTGCGCCGCATCAGGTTACCGAGAATGCGAATGAGATCTCCACGAACGGTGCAGCAGATGCAGCCGTTATTCATCTCGAAGATCTCTTCATCGGCATTGACCACAAGATCATTATCGATCCCGATTTCACCGAACTCATTCTCAATCACGGCAATGCGCTT harbors:
- a CDS encoding LLM class flavin-dependent oxidoreductase is translated as MTTVGVFLSTAHFPEQSYHEVFDNVLTYAQAAERLSYDAVWVNEHHFIRFGACSSSLAVAGFLLGHTRRIRVGTAVVLVPLHHPIEVAEHAVLLDHLSGGRLDLGLGRGAYPRDLAVFGCPIEKTQQAMFENVDVILRAWSQEAVGLDSDLRRFPPVSVTPKPRTQLHPPVYIAAGSPETVTWAARRGLPMLFGWYLSIDEMARQADLYAQIASEAGHDPATIAHVVAGIGHVASSREEATRALMDNLIWWSEVGQAAGSHDDLAKYEGYRHLQQRDTRNKALGITNPRDMAQHLIDVNPVGTAEQCRAWLQEASARTGARRFAVLLDLAAQREPVLENLERFAHEVVAPLTSASAQV
- a CDS encoding TonB-dependent receptor; protein product: MPPPQQPGTPPHTQSANSVIRLDTVTVTSQRREENPEKVPMSLRAFSQQELDDRDARQTREVFNATPNVTFSSSQGSLQGTNLFIRGIGSVVSGVDQSIGVYVDDVFVGDPQGFDIDFLDPERVEVLRGPQGTLYGRNALGGTVSLFSALPEHTFSSSLNVEYGNYDYRKVRTTANLPLIKDTLLSRFSFNYTERDGTVKNLFDGKRINNLDNLSGRARLLFLPADNVEVHMIGEYGRDNLVNTAYSDFFSKNPHRVSIFDPLNYDREVYGLSGKIIYKAPQFTLHAISGFRGVNVQGEGSDFRPENEVFQGYVINHRQFSQEVRIASPSTERLRWVSGVFYYHEDLHYINFYSLVPGLASFGLPPGYRETSDANVATNSYAVFGDVTYTLIEKLDVTAGLRFSRDEKNLDYAHDNTLGLPQVFAVRQKAKRDAVFNNWTPRFVASYQWTPSVLTYASISRGYKAGGFNTAFAGSDKFKFSDESAWNYEVGLKTRLLDERLALNLAAFYFTLRDQQISVFNGFFTTTDNAKRSRSFGGEVELAARPFAGFDFTAGFGYADSTFRNFKNFQPNQDASGNRVPYASKFTVNVAAQYRYPLTTWMTMMVRWDYLYRSSFLWDVANKVKEPDYSLVNIRLGLEAERWDLFFFMRNALNETYHIGAFAGANPGPVGTPGDPRTYGVQARVRF
- a CDS encoding helix-turn-helix transcriptional regulator, whose product is MRTAISLSTTDLEELFVEAGRQLDVPLSRTSDEFVLSMPERLGKGSFRAIELREGLSLFFLDYYLDVDLRLLTQRDHSLWGSTFCLAGQFSCTARGLKDELQFRAGSQNVFVGSTSGSVTLIPKAQPVHLVGMHVAPQWLQSLLTDESPMPLALQRALQNSTQDLPYSYSDNVTAAMQVALQHLLHCPYHGPLKQLCLESKTLELLVLQLADVPRDPAPSLHASLRPQDVDRIYCARDILLRNLSQPPSLLTLARQVGVNDFKLKRGFRQVFGTSVFAYLHEHRMQQARTLLTQGDLSVKQVASTIGYASLGHFTAAFKKRFRTTPGVVSRTR
- a CDS encoding GTP-binding protein — its product is MRRRKANLQRSLLSEQRVPVYLISGFLGAGKTTVLRGLLHYTKAQGLTAAVLMNEYGDVSIDGELLQGEGFGVTELSDGCICCTLSVDFVVTMQAVAARRPDVIYIETTGLANPLDLLEQLTSLSLLPVVRVAALIAVLDARGVVRQGTDLGYQVQQYTAMADLVVVNKTDLATEEQIASLVNEIYQRSAQAEIVLTKHGQLDFGKILTRSVAHPASALPHVHTPVHNQVATFTYSCPRAFDPTRFEAFLQALPDDVWRLKGFLHVDTNPQQWLLQYDGTYFTLDKVTLRPAPLDHLVFIGQRLDQAALIAALADCLLSDDRRPT
- a CDS encoding ATP-binding protein: MYKRLIKLDIAARQSLFLWGPRQTGKSTLLRLLFPHSLHVDLLNASEFRLLKSRPEALRERCRAVNPKAGPVIIDEVQKIPELLDEVQWNIENVGVRFILSGSSARKLRRAGQNLLGGRAVRRELFPLVSHEIPQFNLEHAFSRGLLPKIYQSGDASELLHAYIADYLKEEVHAEALVRNLPAFSRFLEVAALMNGEIVNYTNIAQDVGVSAAAVKDYYAILVDTLLGDFVPAFLLKPKRRVVQTPKFYLFDVGVCGALTGREKVLPQSDAFGRVFEHFLWQELRAYAHYSGRRFAISYWRTSTQFEVDFVLGKGELAVESKPSDNLSAHHLKGLRAFGDEYPRARRIVVTREAHKRITDDRIEVYPWQQFLEELWQGNLI
- a CDS encoding WD40 repeat domain-containing protein — its product is MSGWRPKRKLPKQSELPQQWSTALPDYVNALRFSPAGTLLAAATLAGPVVVLDAAQGDIRYQLDGHAGGSFAVAWSPDGKLLATSGQDGMVHLVDATTGSLVAQMEGGDAWVEHVTWSPDSQYLAAAAGKVAQIFSAQGKILTEVKSHASTISSLVWLPQAELLVTSCYGGLQFLSLEDAQPVKRYGWKGSILSLVVTPDGKYLASGNQDNSVHVWRAHNGEDFQMGGYPTKVTTLAFSANSHTLATGGGKEIALWDFSGKGPAGKKPTILNGHTGLITDLVFARMSGQQRLLSVGRDGLLCTWAPNLSPRTISLTNGDAPLERVAADPQGRLIAVADKVGRVSVFVHQ
- a CDS encoding GTP-binding protein, coding for MATEGTEKKVPVTVLTGFLGAGKTTLLNRILTENHGKRIAVIENEFGEIGIDNDLVVNADEEIFEMNNGCICCTVRGDLIRILGNLMRRKDKFDYILIETTGLADPAPVVQTFFVDDEIGAQLALDGLVTVVDAHHIHLHLDESDECKEQIAFADVILLNKTDLCTSEELERLESRIKSMNRFAKVHRTQNCALDMERLLNIGAFDLSKALEIDPQFLTDTAHEHDATVTSVSIDLPGDLDDKRLNKWIGELLRERGTDIFRMKGILSLKGEERQLVFQGVHMLFDNAIGRPWGQTPRGNKLVFIGRKLDQEEFTKGLRACLA